The proteins below are encoded in one region of Penicillium psychrofluorescens genome assembly, chromosome: 4:
- a CDS encoding uncharacterized protein (ID:PFLUO_006197-T1.cds;~source:funannotate) has product MADHVYLDGRTLEGGGQLVRNTLALSALTGRPVTIDHVRGNRQGKRGLKGSHAAAVKLLAEISGSKVVGGEVGSQSVTFIPPSAPTPKRQEIASVVSLSNISVQPEYNINLPTAGSVFLVFQALYPYMLHVGLRASTDSIRLNITGGTNSSHSPSYDYVSQVMVPNLARLGLPHLSLKLNKRGWSSGPVDLGSVSLCIHPLPASGTIDRSRKSEWDGSSLSRFRPIRLLNHERGKITQIDVTILAPDSFIPGTSQEDEMRPYEKANHEKKANNFKKRKWKDQDSSRYQRGDDISDPVSGAPPRTIRHYIEDITIRALRNGMKTLDPSIFASNTDGTSRDRPVPVTIHTSEATSHRSHKYILVVAHTSTGFRIGHDALFGFDGGRGGGHATKATKNRGGKRKQDHSEVSAAFDFVNQCVRGFVEEISEETHGFFEEGSAGRRSCLDVHMRDQVVVFEALGELSRQGLVDGQEESRPEEQEDESQWSLHTKTARWVCRQMMGESILR; this is encoded by the coding sequence ATGGCAGACCATGTCTATTTAGATGGTCGAACCCTCGAAGGTGGTGGCCAGCTGGTCCGCAATACGCTAGCTTTGTCCGCCTTGACCGGGCGACCGGTGACCATCGACCACGTCCGCGGCAACCGGCAAGGGAAACGGGGATTGAAAGGATCTCACGCAGCAGCAGTCAAGCTTCTGGCTGAAATTAGCGGCAGCAAAGTCGTCGGCGGAGAAGTTGGCTCACAGTCCGTGACTTTCATCCCCCCGTCAGCACCGACTCCGAAGAGACAGGAAATCGCTTCCGTGGTCTCATTATCGAATATATCGGTCCAGCCGGAATACAATATTAACCTGCCCACCGCAGGATCCGTATTCCTCGTGTTCCAGGCGCTATATCCTTATATGCTCCACGTCGGACTCCGCGCGTCCACCGATAGCATCAGATTAAACATCACCGGCGGAACCAACTCTTCACATTCTCCGTCGTATGACTATGTATCCCAGGTTATGGTACCAAACCTTGCAAGGCTTGGTCTTCCACATCTATCGTTGAAGTTGAACAAACGCGGCTGGTCGAGCGGACCTGTCGATCTCGGTTCGGTCAGCCTTTGCATTCATCCTCTCCCGGCCTCAGGAACCATTGACCGGTCCCGAAAGAGTGAGTGGGATGGTAGCTCCTTGAGTCGCTTCCGACCAATTAGACTTTTGAATCACGAGCGAGGCAAAATCACGCAGATTGATGTCACGATTTTGGCACCGGATAGTTTTATTCCCGGCACCTCGCAAGAGGATGAGATGCGCCCGTATGAGAAGGCCAATCATgaaaaaaaagcaaacaATTTCAAAAAGCGCAAATGGAAGGACCAGGATTCCTCTCGCTATCAAAGAGGCGATGACATTTCGGATCCAGTTTCTGGAGCTCCCCCGAGAACTATCCGTCACTATATCGAAGACATCACCATCAGAGCATTGCGCAATGGAATGAAGACACTCGATCCGTCAATATTTGCCTCCAATACAGATGGCACAAGTCGAGATCGACCCGTCCCTGTCACAATCCATACGTCAGAGGCGACCTCTCATCGCAGCCATAAGTATATCCTGGTCGTGGCTCACACATCCACGGGATTCAGAATCGGACACGACGctctcttcggcttcgaTGGTGGTCGCGGCGGCGGACATGCAACCAAGGCAACCAAAAACCGAGGGGGCAAAAGAAAGCAGGATCACAGCGAAGTTTCTGCAGCCTTTGATTTTGTCAACCAGTGCGTGCGAGGATTTGTAGAGGAGATTTCAGAGGAAACTCACGGTTTCTTTGAAGAAGGGTCTGCAGGAAGGAGGAGTTGCCTAGACGTGCACATGAGAGATCAGGTTGTTGTTTTTGAGGCTCTGGGTGAGCTTTCTAGGCAGGGGTTGGTCGATGGACAAGAGGAAAGCCGgcctgaagaacaagaggaTGAGAGCCAATGGTCACTGCACACTAAAACTGCGCGGTGGGTGTGTCGGCAAATGATGGGAGAGTCTATTTTGAGATGA
- a CDS encoding uncharacterized protein (ID:PFLUO_006198-T1.cds;~source:funannotate), whose amino-acid sequence MAKYHAAAAASCAMRRSERSSTDSRNPYDNHDERRHQGSSLQHSEEACPNALTSVTIPVTPRQSLEMNDAPRNRHHIEDVAALPSITEIAGFDGRNSSLPSSYRRLRKAKSMFSTRQRTSQVASIPYGGPADLERSPDIAMPRTLRRSMSFLRSGKGDPSRAVRRAKSQDVAIQLARHQFLQDKGGTPAQPRRSSWFASRSRREHKPFRKTFRTTSETETGVVPLSVQAKSGRAHSRPRTFSVSFKRGIKRVFGYSKTVEQQPLPQQIPRSRGDLEYPGRVGVTTDTNSESKPYGYAMAEPLNFNMPQHLSVSPSRDSLCTSNSRVTSWVDSTTANTIATRHDRHRKSLSLIEEHDDLNQQLAQVTGTEGMEISSRRPVGRPPGAFDSQDLYAALMRQINKDVLEDDDEEMILGTVAEHRVVPERTASIYSRRSRCTVRRVPSEESFTSPRSFATAHRGDSLTPQGRPPRSIAFIPPLKVPRYISGQEIDRSLSSISANRPVRSTYAAVEEFNDGGSVIINRSPALTGETSSPSVYSRATGGDTPPNSDGDNFPETCGEPGTATIFASERTVYTSPKRGSRCASSKSQVQPSADWQQWMNTQIERIEKISPTREHIRETAQFQDDDDEIFKNVTQRNLITANSSLIGPNEGEGGDYMALEHRSLTQSNFSRPFSRSSSLRTVRSSQKIEPGFSETNPSQLSRMDSAAGLNDQTSPPLPEDQSLSPIRLKARNLLPLPESPTPKRNNADCRKRMRTEEQYRRYSVRRLPIAGDGKAAVPFRSLRTRLDNRGLTNENVRQQEEPDERMDSYHSIQDGHSTISSKRMVEMFLSSRRQLTGAEVPGENKVNGAFL is encoded by the coding sequence ATGGCCAAGTACCATGCTGCTGCCGCGGCGTCGTGTGCCATGCGCCGGAGTGAGAGATCATCCACCGACTCCAGAAACCCCTACGACAACCACGACGAACGAAGACACCAAGGCTCGAGTCTTCAGCACTCTGAGGAGGCTTGTCCGAATGCTTTAACCTCGGTCACAATTCCTGTGACTCCGCGCCAGTCCTTAGAGATGAACGATGCGCCACGCAACCGTCACCATATCGAGGATGTTGCAGCACTCCCTTCCATTACAGAGATTGCAGGGTTTGATGGGCGTAACAGCTCGCTGCCATCGTCATACCGCCGTTTGCGCAAAGCCAAGTCCATGTTCTCAACCAGACAGCGAACTTCACAGGTCGCCTCAATCCCGTATGGAGGTCCTGCTGATCTCGAGCGCAGTCCGGACATTGCAATGCCACGAACTCTCAGGCGCTCCATGTCTTTCCTTCGAAGTGGTAAGGGCGACCCTTCGAGAGCGGTTCGACGAGCCAAGAGTCAGGACGTGGCTATTCAACTTGCCCGGCACCAGTTCCTTCAGGACAAAGGTGGAACTCCCGCTCAGCCCAGACGATCTTCTTGGTTTGCttccagaagcagaaggGAACACAAGCCGTTCCGGAAGACATTCCGCACCACGAGCGAAACCGAGACTGGCGTTGTTCCTCTTTCTGTACAAGCCAAATCTGGACGCGCTCACAGCAGGCCTCGAACCTTCTCTGTATCATTCAAGAGGGGTATCAAGCGTGTGTTCGGCTATTCCAAGACAGTCGAACAACAGCCTCTGCCACAGCAAATTCCTAGATCTCGTGGCGATCTAGAATACCCTGGTCGGGTTGGAGTTACTACTGATACCAATTCCGAGAGCAAACCCTACGGATACGCCATGGCCGAGCCTTTGAATTTCAATATGCCGCAACACCTCTCAGTCTCTCCCAGCCGCGACAGTCTTTGCACATCCAATTCGCGTGTTACCAGTTGGGTCGACTCGACCACAGCAAACACCATCGCAACACGGCATGACAGGCATCGAAAGTCGTTGTCTTTGATTGAAGAGCATGATGATCTGAACCAACAGCTTGCACAGGTGACCGGGACGGAGGGCATGGAGATCTCGTCTCGGCGTCCTGTTGGCAGACCACCGGGGGCCTTTGACAGCCAAGATCTGTATGCGGCGTTGATGCGGCAAATTAACAAGGATGTCTtggaagacgatgatgaagagatgATCCTTGGCACCGTGGCAGAGCATCGTGTTGTTCCTGAGCGCACCGCGTCGATATATTCGCGGCGCAGCAGGTGCACCGTCCGTCGTGTTCCCAGCGAAGAATCATTCACGTCTCCCAGATCCTTTGCAACAGCACACCGTGGTGATTCGTTGACTCCGCAAGGACGTCCCCCACGCTCGATTGCTTTTATTCCGCCTCTCAAGGTACCTCGATACATCTCGGGTCAGGAGATTGATCGGTCTCTCAGTTCCATCTCGGCCAATCGACCAGTCCGCTCGACGTATGCCGCAGTGGAAGAGTTCAATGATGGTGGAAGTGTAATCATCAACCGCTCCCCAGCCTTGACCGGCGAAACAAGCTCCCCGAGTGTGTATTCTCGAGCTACAGGCGGCGATACTCCCCCGAACAGCGATGGAGATAACTTCCCAGAGACGTGCGGAGAACCAGGAACGGCGACAATCTTTGCCAGCGAACGAACGGTTTATACTTCTCCAAAGCGTGGGTCCCGTTGCGCCTCTTCAAAGTCCCAGGTTCAGCCAAGTGCAGACTGGCAGCAATGGATGAATACCCAGATTGAGCGAATCGAGAAGATCTCTCCGACCCGAGAGCATATCAGGGAGACTGCGCAATtccaagatgatgatgacgagattTTCAAGAACGTGACCCAACGAAATCTCATTACAGCCAACAGCTCGCTCATTGGACCTAACGAGGGCGAAGGCGGCGACTACATGGCGCTAGAGCACAGATCATTGACTCAAAGCAATTTCTCTCGTCCATTCAGTCGATCTTCGAGTCTTCGGACGGTGAGATCATCTCAAAAGATCGAGCCGGGATTCAGCGAGACCAATCCGTCACAATTATCGAGAATGGATTCCGCTGCCGGATTGAATGATCAGACATCGCCTCCGCTTCCCGAGGATCAATCGCTGTCACCGATACGATTGAAGGCCCGCAACTTGTTGCCACTCCCCGAGTCTCCGACACCCAAAAGGAACAACGCTGACTGTCGGAAACGGATGCGCACTGAGGAGCAGTATCGACGGTATTCGGTGCGACGCTTGCCCATTGCAGGTGACGGCAAAGCTGCCGTGCCTTTCCGATCCCTGCGCACGCGTCTTGACAACCGAGGTTTGACAAACGAGAATGTGcgacagcaagaagagcCCGACGAGAGGATGGACAGCTACCACAGTATTCAGGATGGCCATTCGACGATCTCCAGCAAACGCATGGTGGAGATGTTTTTAAGCAGTCGACGCCAGCTCACAGGAGCGGAGGTGCCTGGTGAGAACAAAGTCAACGGGGCGTTTTTGTAG
- a CDS encoding uncharacterized protein (ID:PFLUO_006196-T1.cds;~source:funannotate) has protein sequence MDDLRVYILTYNCARNLIDLDLFAQHFFDTLTDAPNFPAPELIVLSLQEVAPIAYAFLGGSYLIPYFNAFCQAVKKATAKQWGENYVNLVRDHTGMTGLMVFARSDVSDKISWIETAHVGFGVQEMGNKGAVGARMGYAAEGRPSETLDLTFVAAHLAPMEDGLEQRNLDWQSIVERLVFSQQHEGAQSDEADENTALLRGHERRPSDSRRQDIFAPNAYLFLAGDLNYRTSSIKPLKGDTIRFPRRTAEPSSPSHYSHLLEEDQLLREMHQGRSFHGMCEAPIDFPPTYKYSDAARDAARKGADGVEGDDQEWLWASHRWPSWCDRILYLDGPSWAGAAGRVKTHAYNALPLLPQSDHRGVALALSVPVNPVPDIDHMPSDAKVVAPFSIDPNWRHRRDVARRKEIAVGLVAYLGLTWEGNGMLLASTLSLFGAWYILRTFLEG, from the coding sequence ATGGATGACCTAAGGGTCTACATTCTCACTTACAACTGTGCTCGAAACCTCATCGACCTTGACCTCTTCGCGCAGCACTTCTTCGACACTCTCACTGACGCCCCTAACTTCCCCGCGCCGGAGCTGATCGTGCTCTCACTCCAAGAGGTCGCGCCAATCGCCTACGCGTTCCTGGGCGGCTCGTATTTGATCCCTTACTTCAATGCCTTCTGCCAGGCCGTCAAAAAAGCAACTGCCAAACAATGGGGCGAGAACTACGTGAATCTGGTGAGGGACCACACGGGAATGACAGGGTTGATGGTTTTCGCGCGCAGTGACGTGTCCGACAAGATCTCCTGGATTGAGACGGCGCACGTGGGATTCGGGGTTCAGGAAATGGGCAACAAGGGAGCTGTCGGAGCTCGCATGGGCTATGCCGCTGAGGGGCGCCCGTCGGAGACACTGGATTTGACGTTCGTGGCCGCGCATCTTGCACCCATGGAAGACGGTCTGGAACAGCGAAACTTGGATTGGCAAAGCATTGTCGAGCGCCTAGTCTTCTCCCAGCAACACGAGGGCGCGCAGTCCGACGAAGCAGACGAAAACACTGCCTTGCTTCGCGGCCACGAAAGACGGCCCTCGGACAGCCGCCGACAGGATATCTTCGCTCCCAATGCCTACCTCTTCCTTGCAGGAGATCTCAACTACCgcacctccagcatcaaACCCTTGAAAGGCGACACGATACGGTTCCCTCGTCGCACTGCCGAACCCAGCAGCCCTTCGCACTATTCacatctgctggaagaggacCAGCTCCTGCGCGAGATGCACCAAGGCAGGAGCTTCCATGGCATGTGTGAAGCGCCGATTGATTTCCCTCCGACGTACAAATACTCCGATGCAGCTCGCGATGCCGCGCGCAAGGGCGCAGACGGCGTTGAAGGCGATGACCAGGAATGGCTATGGGCGAGCCATCGTTGGCCCAGCTGGTGTGATCGCATCCTCTACCTCGATGGCCCGTCCTGGGCTGGAGCCGCAGGGCGAGTCAAAACACATGCATACAATgcgctgccgctgctccCACAGTCAGATCACCGCGGGGTTGCACTTGCTTTGTCTGTGCCTGTCAACCCCGTTCCGGATATCGATCACATGCCATCTGATGCGAAGGTCGTGGCTCCGTTCTCGATCGATCCCAACTGGCGACATCGCCGAGATGTTGCCCGTCGAAAGGAGATTGCGGTGGGCTTGGTTGCGTATCTAGGGCTGACGTGGGAAGGAAACGGGATGCTCCTCGCATCTACGCTTAGTCTTTTCGGGGCGTGGTATATTCTTCGGACTTTCCTGGAAGGTTGA
- a CDS encoding uncharacterized protein (ID:PFLUO_006193-T1.cds;~source:funannotate) — MRRFSRFLLLFVFVALDSRSLAQQVSANRHAALYPAYTYVPSVDADYKPHPHGIPISQRNLTIDPLVPGLVPVPSTPLPGLPPLGTPLYPTSYWYEEIDHNGISPFIVNGSSWKVFRNVKDYGAKGDGVTDDTPAIQAAIDDGGRGASGNSFGTTGKPAVIYFPEGMYLMGNSVQSYVDTMFIGNPIKRPTLKASSSFRNSTFLHMKDPSYDSTINFYIIVKNLILDSTAYPSSKTFTLMDWSVSQATQLTNVLFNMAPSSQHTGVSTPGGGSGTYMGNLDFVGGAIGINMNNQQYSIKDCTFTGTRTGIYITHGFDMVLQGMEFTNCEVGINATSGGAGNVGSFVLLDSIAQSVKTVVVTKSQNVSPNSTTGDDSVVIQNLRTSQVDSTVVAGNRVLLQGDVPETWVYGNAYLAGGPAAGIHDPGTTYQTPRSPVLLESDRYFTVAPPTYQEYDVQQVVNIKTVKNFPVYGDGQMDDTHNINAILARNAGCAITFFPAGTYLVSDTIYIPSGSRIIGEAFSAISAVGAEFASAKSPKPMVQVGKPGEVGVAQISDMLFTVADVLPGCILMEVNMAGISPGDVGIWNSHFRVGGAAGSAVETKCQGPSPCQAAFLLLHLKPSASVYIEDMWGWTADHDLDGNFNQLIGTGRGALIESTRGTWLVGTAFEHNTLYQYNVVSALNLYIGMQQSETPYWQGTGGPAQAPAPWTPDAAYSDPTFSNCGSNDPNFVHIHRDVVRSKITVREDNLHLGLMRIKLTQQLNKYLTAGVRAREQEFFKFVKAPNRLLTLP; from the exons ATGCGTCGCTTCTCCCGTTTTCTTTTACTGTTCGTTTTTGTCGCCCTCGACTCGAGGTCGCTCGCGCAGCAAGTCTCTGCAAACCGACATGCGGCCCTATATCCTGCTTATACCTACGTACCATCCGTTGATGCTGATTACAAGCCGCATCCCCATGGGATTCCAATCTCTCAGCGCAACTTGACTATTGACCCTTTGGTTCCCGGGTTAGTCCCGGTGCCATCGACTCCGCTTCCCGGCCTTCCTCCTCTGGGCACTCCTCTATACCCTACATCGTATTGGTACGAAGAGATCGATCATAACGGTATCTCGCCGTTTATAGTCAATGGTTCATCGTGGAAAGTCTTTCGCAACGTGAAAGATTATGGAGCGAAGGGAGACGGAGTCACGGACGATACTCCGGCCATCCAGGCTGCGATTGACGATGGAGGCAGAGGAGCGAGTGGCAATAGTTTTGGAACCACGGGAAAACCAGCTGTTATATACTTCCCCGAAGGAATGTATTTGATGGGGAATAGTGTCCAGTCATATGTGGATACAATGTTTATCGGAAACCCCATCAAGCGACCCACGTTGAAAGCTTCGTCGAGCTTTAGAAATTCGACGTTTCTCCACATGAAGGATCCCTCTTACGACTCAACCATCAACTTCTATATTATCGTCAAGAATCTGATACTGGATTCAACTGCTTACCCTTCAAGCAAGACGTTCACTCTCATGGATTGGTCCGTATCTCAAGCCACCCAATTGACCAACGTCCTGTTCAATATGGCTCCTTCCTCGCAGCACACTGGTGTTTCAACACCCGGAGGTGGATCAGGGACATATATGGGCAATTTAGATTTTGTGGGAGGTGCGATCGGCATCAACATGAACAACCAGCAGTACAGCATCAAGGACTGTACATTTACCGGGACGAGGACCGGGATATACATCACCCATGGTTTTGATATGGTCTTGCAGGGCATGGAATTTACTAATTGCGAAGTTGGAATCAACGCTACAAGTGGTGGTGCAGGAAATGTCGGAAGTTTTGTTTTGCTGGACTCGATCGCACAGTCTGTGAAGACGGTGGTAGTCACGAAGAGCCAGAACGTCTCTCCAAATTCAACTACGGGTGATGATTCGGTTGTCATTCAGAACCTTCGAACAAGTCAGGTTGACAGTACTGTTGTCGCTGGTAATAGGGTCCTTCTGCAAGGGGATGTTCCAGAAACGTGGGTGTATGGCAACGCATATCTCGCGGGGGGTCCAGCAGCCGGTATACATGACCCTGGCACAACCTATCAGACTCCTAGATCGCCAGTCCTCCTAGAGTCTGACCGTTATTTTACGGTGGCGCCCCCCACTTACCAGGAGTATGACGTGCAGCAAGTGGTGAACATCAAGACGGTGAAGAATTTCCCCGTCTACGGCGATGGCCAAATG GACGATACGCACAACATCAATGCAATTCTCGCCCGTAACGCAGGATGTGCAATCACGTTTTTTCCGGCAGGCACGTACCTAGTGTCAGATACCATCTACATTCCTTCTGGATCCCGAATTATCGGCGAGGCCTTTTCGGCTATAAGTGCGGTGGGCGCTGAGTTCGCCAGCGCCAAGTCACCGAAACCCATGGTGCAAGTTGGCAAGCCAGGAGAGGTCGGGGTGGCTCAGATCTCCGACATGCTCTTCACCGTGGCCGATGTCCTACCAGGATGTATCCTGATGGAGGTGAATATGGCGGGAATCTCTCCAGGAGACGTCGGCATTTGGAACAGTCACTTTCGTGTTGGAGGGGCGGCCGGATCAGCTGTTGAGACGAAATGCCAGGGCCCAAGTCCGTGCCAagcggccttcttgctccTTCATCTGAAGCCAAGTGCATCGGTATATATCGAAGACATGTGGGGTTGGACAGCCGATCACGACCTAGATGGAAATTTCAATCAACTCATCGGTactggccgaggagcatTGATCGAATCCACCCGCGGCACATGGCTAGTAGGCACCGCGTTTGAGCACAACACCCTTTACCAATACAACGTCGTCTCTGCCTTAAATCTCTACATCGGAATGCAGCAGTCCGAGACCCCATATTGGCAAGGTACCGGCGGACCTGCCCAAGCTCCTGCGCCGTGGACCCCCGATGCTGCCTATTCTGACCCTACTTTCTCGAATTGTGGCTCGAACGATCCAAACT TCGTCCATATCCACCGTGATGTTGTCCGGTCGAAGATCACCGTGCGTGAAGACAATCTTCATCTCGGATTGATGCGGATAAAGTTGACGCAGCAACTCAACAAATACCTGACCGCCGGGGTGAGGGCTCGAGAACAGGAATTCTTCAAATTCGTCAAGGCTCCGAATCGGCTTCTGACTCTGCCGTAG
- a CDS encoding uncharacterized protein (ID:PFLUO_006195-T1.cds;~source:funannotate) — protein MTPKDGARFDFVVVGGGTAGNIVASRLAENPNVTILVVEAGVGNSHAIDEITTPAEAMSLRSSKYDWAYKTTMVKRDDYERIEKPNTRGKALGGSSSLNYFTWVPGCKATFDMWEDYGGKEWTWDHLVHYLRKPATYHDDEKKYPKELTKIGLGGPIPIAHSALIPEMQPFRDLLTKAWKSTGQPITENVFDGELNGLTHSVNTIYKGQRSGSFLALHDKPNVTVCAEAHSKCLIIDNADRSCKGVTVITAGGELNFYATREVIVSEGVFESPKLLMLSGIGPKDELDKHGIRTIVDSRHVGQHLLDHPGVSYVLRMKDGYGMDDHVLRKGPKHDQALAAYKKGHGGPMGSGFLEMVGFPRIDKYLEKVPEYKKAKAANNGADPFSPYGQPHFELDFVCLFGSAFQWHYPTPKKGDYMTVMVDLVRPVSDPGEVKLHSADPLEQASINLNYFNNDLDIIAMREGIRYSYDVLKHGEGFKDIIIDEYPWEMPLDDESLMKRTVLDRSQTSFHPCGTTRLSKNIDQGVVDPSLKVHGIKNLRVADASVIPVIPDCRIQNSVYMVAEKGADMIKHDHKDLFAH, from the coding sequence ATGACTCCCAAAGACGGTGCCCGCTTCGACTTTGTCGTGGTCGGTGGCGGTACAGCTGGCAACATCGTCGCTAGCCGCCTTGCAGAGAACCCGAACGTCACTATCTTGGTTGTTGAGGCTGGTGTGGGAAACTCCCATGCCATCGATGAAATCACGACCCCTGCTGAAGCGATGTCCCTTCGCAGTAGCAAGTACGACTGGGCCTACAAAACTACGATGGTCAAACGTGACGATTACGAGCGTATCGAAAAGCCTAATACACGCGGCAAAGCTCTGGGTGGTAGCTCGTCGTTGAATTACTTTACCTGGGTGCCCGGCTGCAAGGCCACATTCGATATGTGGGAAGACTACGGAGGCAAGGAATGGACATGGGATCACTTGGTTCACTATCTTCGGAAGCCAGCGACATACCATGACGATGAGAAAAAGTATCCAAAAGAACTCACAAAAATTGGCCTTGGCGGCCCTATTCCAATTGCTCACTCTGCCTTGATTCCGGAGATGCAGCCATTCCGTGATCTGCTCACAAAGGCATGGAAGTCGACCGGCCAGCCGATTACAGAGAATGTGTTTGACGGCGAATTAAACGGCCTGACCCACAGCGTCAATACAATTTATAAAGGTCAGCGATCTGGAAGTTTTTTGGCCCTTCACGACAAACCAAACGTCACCGTTTGTGCGGAGGCTCATTCGAAGTGTCTGATCATCGATAATGCCGATCGCTCCTGCAAAGGTGTCACTGTGATTACTGCTGGAGGCGAATTGAACTTCTACGCCACTAGAGAAGTCATTGTCTCTGAAGGGGTGTTTGAAAGCCCTAAGCTATTGATGCTGAGTGGAATCGGTCCCAAGGACGAGTTGGACAAACATGGCATTCGCACGATCGTCGACTCTCGTCATGTTGGTCAGCACTTGCTTGACCACCCTGGTGTATCCTACGTCCTCCGAATGAAAGATGGATACGGCATGGACGACCATGTTCTTCGCAAAGGCCCTAAGCATGATCAAGCTCTTGCGGCCTACAAAaaaggccatggtgggcCAATGGGATCAGGATTCCTAGAAATGGTTGGTTTCCCTAGAATCGACAAGTATCTAGAGAAAGTGCCGGAGTATAAAAAGGCAAAGGCTGCTAATAACGGCGCGGACCCTTTTTCCCCATATGGTCAACCGCACTTTGAGCTCGACTTTGTCTGCTTATTCGGCAGTGCTTTCCAATGGCACTATCCGACTCCTAAGAAGGGCGACTATATGACCGTGATGGTTGATCTGGTCCGCCCTGTTTCGGACCCGGGCGAAGTCAAGCTCCATAGCGCCGATCCTCTCGAGCAAGCCAGCATCAACCTTAATTACTTCAATAACGATCTGGATATCATTGCAATGCGCGAGGGTATCAGATACAGTTATGACGTCCTGAAGCATGGCGAAGGCTTTAAAGACATCATTATTGATGAATACCCATGGGAGATGCCATTGGATGACGAGTCTCTCATGAAGAGGACTGTCCTGGATCGATCGCAAACTTCATTCCATCCCTGCGGAACCACCCGTCTCTCCAAAAATATTGATCAGGGTGTTGTGGATCCTTCCCTCAAGGTACATGGTATCAAAAACCTGCGTGTGGCAGATGCATCGGTGATTCCGGTCATTCCAGATTGCCGCATTCAAAACTCGGTCTACATGGTAGCTGAGAAGGGCGCCGACATGATCAAACACGATCACAAAGATCTATTTGCTCATTAA